aagtagttctaagttctaggggactgatgacctcagatgttaagtcccatagtgctcagaaccatttgaaccattttagagaaaTACGACCTACGTTTGGAAAATCTTTCATCGATTGCAACAGATGGAGCTCCTGCAGTTAGTGGTCATAAGTCACCGGTAGTAGAcaatatcccattagaactaatgacagccttgggagagccaggcttaacaaaactctaccatttagtgagcaagatgtatgagacgggagaaataccctcggacttcaagaagaatataacaattccaatcccaaagaaagcaggtgttgacagatgtgaaaattaccgaacgatcagtttaataagccacggctgcaaaatactaacacgaattctttacagacgaatagaaaaactggtagaagccgacctcggggaatatcagtttggattccacagaaatgttggaacacgtgaggcaatactgaccttacgacttatcttagaaaatagattaagaaaagtcaaacctacatttctagcatttgtagacttagagaaagctattgacaatgttgactggaatactctctttcaaattctaaaggtggcaggggtaaaatacagggagcgaaaggctatttacaatttgtacaggaaccagatggcagttacaagagtcgaggggcatgaaagggaaacagtggttgggaagggagtgagacagggttgtagcctctccccggtgttattcaatttgtatattgagcaagcagtaaaggaaacaaaagaaaaattcggagtaggtattaaaatggagaagaaataaaaactttgaggttcgccgatgacattgtaattctgtcagagactgcaaaggacctggaagagcagttgaacggaatggatagggtcttgaaaggaggatataagatgaacatcaacaaaagcaaaaagaggataatggaatgtagtcgaattaagacgggtgatgctcccggaattagattaggaaacgagacacttaaagtagtaaaggagttttgctatttagggagcaaaataactgatgatggtcgaagtagagaggatgtaaaatgtagaatggcaacggcaagaaagcgtttctgaagaagagaaatttggtatcatcgagtttagatttaaatgtcagtaagtcgtttctgaaagtatttgtatggagtgtagccatgtatgaaagtgaaacttggacgataaatagtttagacaagaagagaatagaagctttcgaaatgtggtgctacagaagaatgctgaagattagatgggtagaccacataactaatgaggaggtattgaatagaattggggagaagaggatttcgtggcacatcttgactataagaagggatcggtcggtaggacatgttctgaggcatcaagggatcaccaatttagtattggagggcagcgtggagggtaaaaatcgtagagggagaccaagggatgagtacactaaacagattcagaaggatgtaagtcgcagtaggtactgggagatgaaggagcttgcacagcatagagtagcatagagagctgcatcaaaccagtctgtggactgaagaccactacaacaagtcTAGTGTCGTTGCTTTGATACCAAAAAAGTTGAAAGCCGTCGGTGTGCAGCAGGGACTACCAGCAATACATTGCGTTCTTCACTGTGTTCTTCACCAGACTAGTTGGCGTCATGGACATGATTATAAAGACAGGTAATATTCAAAGATAGCACGGTTTGGGACACAGACAATTCAGATCGTTTCTGGAAGATCTCGAGTGTGAATACGGCGATGTTCCATACTTTTGTGAAGTACGCTGGTTGAGCCGAGGTATGGTTTTAGAACGATTTTTTAATTTACGTAAAGTTACAGCGTTATTCATGGATGCGAAAAGAAAACCGGTGAAAGAATTGGACGACACACAGTAGATTTCAGACATTGCGTTTTTAATTGACGGAATCAAGCATCTGAATAGCTTGAATGTAGCTTTTCAAGGtagaaataatgaaacttcctggcagattaaaactgtgtgcccgaccgagactcgaactcgggacctttgcctttcgcgggcaagtgctctaccaactgagctaccgaagcacgactcacgcccggtactcacagctttacttctgccagtacctcgtctcctaccttccaaactttacagaagctctcctgcgaaccatgcagaactagcactcctgaaagaaaggatattgcggagaaatggcttagccacagcctgggggatgtttccagaatgagattttcactctgcagtggagtgtgcgctgatatgaaacttcctggcagattaaaactgtgtgcccgaccgagactcgaactcgggacctttgcctttcgcgggcaagtgctctaacaactgagctaccgaagtacgactgacgcccggtactcacagctttacttctgccagtacctcgtctcctaccttccaaactttacagaagctctcctgcgaaccatgcagaactagcactcctgaaagaaaggatattgcggagacatggcttagccacagcctgggggatgtttccagaatgagattttcactctgcagcggagtgtgcgctgatatgaaacttcctggcagattaaaactgtgtgcccgaccgagactcgaactcgggacctttgcctttcgcgggcaagtgctctaccaactgagctaccgaagcacgactcacgcccggtactcacagctttacttctgccagtacctcgtctcctaccttcagttggtagagcacttgcccgcgaaaggcaaaggtcccgagttcgagtctcggtcgggcacacagttttaatctgccaggaagtttcatatcagcgcacacgccgctgcagagtgaaaatctcattctggaaacatcccccaggctgtggctcagccatgtctccgcaatatcctttctttcaggagtgctagttctgcatggttcgcaggagagcttctgtaaagtttggaaggtaggagacgaggtactggcagaagtaaagctgtgagtaccgggcgtgagtcgtgcttcggtagctcagttggtagagcacttgcccgcgaaaggcaaaggtcccgagttcgagtctcggtcgggcacacagttttaatctgccaggaagtttcatatcagcgcacactccgctgcagagtgaatatctcattctggaaacatcccccaggctgtggctaagccatgtctccgcaatatcctttctttcaggagtgctagttctgcatggttcgcaggagagcttctgtaaagtttggaaggtaggagacgaggtactggcagaagtaaagctgtgagtaccgggcgtgagtcgtgcttcggtagctcagttggcattccgccgccggcggccgtgctgtgcggacgtgcggagcggctgttgcggtgtttacatcgtcgctgcgagcggccggcgctgtgtggtgagtgcgcgcaTTCTGCGTTAGTTatagtccacgatcacatttctagaatgacataatggagcagacaacgcgacgcgatactttgaagttgattttcgatccgaactactcccgaccgaaatcttacgaagttgaggcatttatcgaagaaacttttaaggtcaaagtggatgaattgattggaattcacctgtcgattgtcagtccgactgtgttccttaagttatccagttctgacaagtgcgaccaaattgtagaagcatgtggtggggtggcaaaattcaaacattcagacggacacatagggcaggtcacggtttcgcgtgccggaatgggaataagaacggttcgaatctttgagctcccctttgaaataacgtccgaggagattaacaacaaactgagagactatggcaccattatcagcaatgtcgccgaaaaatggtctagcttgcacaagtatccagtattaaatggagtcaggcaagttaagattgacatgctgaaacatatcccatcgtatctctggattggtggatatcgagcgatcatcatttacgatgggcagccgagaacctgctcgggttgtggttcgacccaacacgtccgcgcgcagtgtgttcaacggcgtgtgacgcaactgccgactggggagcgagacccgcctagtcagatggccacgctacccgtgacgtacgccgccgcaattcgcagtgacgtcgccccagacatgtgtttcgacagggcggtagttgcttatgccgacgttcccgatggtaacgtagccatggatactagcaacacagaagctacaggtccagcacactcacaagacgaggaaactgacagacgtgcagaacaagaccaggctaagacggcagaagaaggcatgtgcaaaccactcgaagaagtcgggcaacaaaaagaggacacggttgccacgtcggaggataatgaccagcagcctacaactgtttcaccgaagaaacggaagaaacgtcgaatagcccgacagggagcagcagaaatcgcgccaatcctgcgtgaaaaggcgaaacagataggccaagaactggcggagacgacacaggcaactcctctggaagatcgaacaacaaagaagaagacccgaaatgaggacactgaaccc
This sequence is a window from Schistocerca nitens isolate TAMUIC-IGC-003100 chromosome 3, iqSchNite1.1, whole genome shotgun sequence. Protein-coding genes within it:
- the LOC126249497 gene encoding uncharacterized protein LOC126249497 → MDTSNTEATGPAHSQDEETDRRAEQDQAKTAEEGMCKPLEEVGQQKEDTVATSEDNDQQPTTVSPKKRKKRRIARQGAAEIAPILREKAKQIGQELAETTQATPLEDRTTKKKTRNEDTEPDRGIHIPDGTASPKDPPPVPKTDTREVTCTRDWADDIEEQNHDAEMADIPQRSGRTAPDRRQDVSTRQQTTIKDARAEDDDADFF